A genomic segment from Grus americana isolate bGruAme1 unplaced genomic scaffold, bGruAme1.mat scaffold_275, whole genome shotgun sequence encodes:
- the LOC129200539 gene encoding SUN domain-containing protein 3-like — protein sequence MGFNMEPVLLERPWQNGRLKCGALWQKEAPGLPEAELQSLRNSQAWLELKMRELKETVAQVSDAKGNIVQAVSEVLEDHGVQEEKREEILRLAQAAIEKALDDSIQMRDWALEALGATIDEKRTSKSYGGQGKKTWWLFPFAFSSANPPETILQLRIAPGSCWAFQGSRGHVVIRLPEPVWPTAFTIWHISEAVSPSGEVSSAPKEFAVSGADEATAETLLGTFTYDVHKEIAQTFHVQKELPRTFRYITLRVHSNWGNPEYTCVYRVQVHGKTASRNDRPRLLLFLAFLQIAILIVVVLKGDILDWVLPPKLAAAFGSRPARSQLF from the exons ATGGGGTTCAACATGGAGCCGGTTCTCCTGGAGCGACCTTGGCAGAATGGCAGGCTGAAGTGTGGAGCACTTTGGCAGAAG GAGGCGCCAGGGCTTCCGGAAGCGGAGCTGCAGTCTCTGAG GAACTCACAGGCTTGGCTGGAGCTGAAGATGCGGGAGCTCAAGGAGACGGTGGCTCAGGTGTCTGATGCAAAGGGGAACATAGTGCAGGCAGTGAGCGAGGTCCTTGAAGACCATGGTGtccaagaggagaagagagag GAAATTCTGCGGTTGGCCCAGGCGGCAATTGAGAAGGCCCTTGACGACTCCATCCAGATGCGTGACTGGGCTCTGGAAGCCTTAG GTGCCACCATTGATGAGAAGAGGACATCCAAGAGTTATGGTGGGCAAGGCAAGAAGACCTGGTGGCTTTTTCCATTcgccttctcttctgcaaaccCTCCAGAGACAATCTTGCAG CTCCGTATTGCCCcgggcagctgctgggctttcCAAGGATCTCGAGGCCACGTGGTCATCCGTCTGCCTGAGCCAGTCTGGCCAACGGCTTTCACCATCTGGCATATCTCCGAGGCAGTCTCTCCTTCCGGGGAGGTCAGCAGCGCCCCCAAAGAGTTTGCTGTCTCC GGAGCGGATGAGGCAACGGCAGAAACGCTCCTGGGGACGTTCACCTACGACGTGCACAAGGAGATCGCTCAGACATTCCATGTGCAG aaggaGCTTCCCCGGACCTTTCGCTACATCACACTCCGGGTGCACAGCAACTGGGGAAACCCCGAGTACACCTGTGTCTACCGAGTACAGGTTCACGGGAAGACGGCGAGCCGCAACGACCGCCC GAGACTTCTTCTGTTCCTCGCCTTCCTCCAGATCGCCATCCTCATCGTGGTTGTGCTGAAGGGAGACATCCTTGACTGGGTCCTGCCACCAAAGCTGGCGGCCGCCTTTGGGAGCCGCCCAGCGAGGTCCCAGCTCTTCTGA